GACCCGGTGTTTGCCGAATCGCCGACGGCCGATCTGGTGGCCGGCTTGCCCGGGATAAGCATTCGCTCGGTGTGGCGGGGAAGTATGGATGTGGTCGTGGAAGCCGGATCGGCGGCCGAGGTCCGTGCGCTGGAGCCGGACACGGCGTCGCTGGCGAAGGTCGAGGCCCGCGCCGTCGTGGTCACTGCAGCTGGTGACGGCGGCGCCGACATCGTGAGCCGGGTGTTCGCGCCCCGTTTCGGGCTCTCCGAGGATCCGGTGACCGGCTCGGCGCACTGCACTCTCGCCGCGCTGTGGGGCAAGCGCCTTGGGGGCGTCGAGTTCTCGGCTGAACAGGCCTCCGCGCGAGGCGGGCAATTGCGCGTCCGCCGTGACGGCGAACATGTCATCTTGACCGGTCACGCCGTGACCGTCTTGCGCGGTGAACTCCGCCGTTAACCGCGCAAGCGCCGTCGTATCAACGGCGCCGTCAGACCTCCCGCGCCCGCGACCAGCATTGCCAGCCATACCAGGTGGGCGGCCATCGCGGCCCGGCGTGGGCCGGGCGACGTCTTGGGTGCGCGGCCGCCGACCCGGTAGACGGTAAGGTCAGAATCTCGGTAGGCGACGGGAAGTCGGGTCAGAGTTTTTGCCGCAGAGCCTATTTCGCCGTCGACATCGGATTCTGTGACCACCCAGCCCACCCCTTTGACACCGAGCCCGGCGGGCTCAGCCCCGGACAACAGCGCCTCCTGCACCTCGCGGGCGTGGCTACCCTCCCCGGGCACCGTCTGTCCGCCGACGGTCAGGTCGCCGGTCGTGAGCACCTCGGCGCGCACCCACCGCGGCAGCGGATCGAGCACCGGGGCCGGCCCCGCCCAGGGGAAGTGGCGCATGGTGTCGGCCGGCAGCACGGCCACCG
The window above is part of the Mycolicibacter sp. MU0102 genome. Proteins encoded here:
- a CDS encoding PhzF family phenazine biosynthesis protein; the encoded protein is MSVPAYVVDTFTTVRFRGNPTGVVLLDGPVDTTWMQEVAAEFNCPATAFVGPVKADAGPRALRWFSPVAELALCGSGTLASAHVLGGGQSFSVGERLLSCTTGSDGAISMEFPADPVFAESPTADLVAGLPGISIRSVWRGSMDVVVEAGSAAEVRALEPDTASLAKVEARAVVVTAAGDGGADIVSRVFAPRFGLSEDPVTGSAHCTLAALWGKRLGGVEFSAEQASARGGQLRVRRDGEHVILTGHAVTVLRGELRR